One Miscanthus floridulus cultivar M001 chromosome 11, ASM1932011v1, whole genome shotgun sequence DNA window includes the following coding sequences:
- the LOC136491930 gene encoding NAC domain-containing protein 2-like: MASASEQIPSPPTYRFRPTKRELVEFYLLPRARGQDPFPGVIFEDDAAGSTLPWDLFERHGVGSEDEAYFIVRGSEAKKPGARQDRGCDGGVGTWKMQSSLEKCLRVRGKRIKIHVSNLNLHMGKGKNSGSVGWVMHEYTIAAPPCPSPVKICHIAFSGHGRKRMRVPDGQ, from the coding sequence ATGGCGTCGGCGTCGGAGCAGATCCCATCGCCACCCACCTACAGGTTCCGGCCTACGAAGCGCGAGCTCGTCGAGTTCTACCTCCTCCCGCGCGCCCGTGGCCAGGACCCATTCCCCGGCGTCATCTTCGAGGACGACGCGGCGGGGAGCACGCTGCCCTGGGACCTCTTCGAGCGCCACGGCGTGGGGAGCGAGGATGAGGCCTACTTCATCGTGCGCGGCAGCGAAGCCAAGAAACCCGGCGCCCGCCAGGACCGCGGCTGCGATGGCGGCGTCGGGACGTGGAAGATGCAGAGCAGCCTCGAGAAGTGCCTGCGCGTCCGCGGCAAGAGGATCAAAATCCACGTCAGCAACCTCAACCTGCACATGGGCAAAGGCAAGAACAGCGGCAGCGTGGGGTGGGTGATGCACGAGTACACCATCGCCGCGCCGCCCTGCCCGTCGCCCGTCAAGATCTGCCACATTGCCTTCAGCGGCCACGGCCGGAAGCGCATGCGCGTGCCGGATGGCCAATAA